A genomic region of Polyangiaceae bacterium contains the following coding sequences:
- a CDS encoding ATP-binding cassette domain-containing protein — protein MIEANGLTKRYGAFRALDKVSFEVHRGEVVGFLGPNGAGKSTTMRILTCFISASGGMAKVHGHDVFDEPLEVRRKVGYLPQRAPLYGEMNVWEYLTFVADMRGLDHGTFRKRMKNIVEICGLATSLGKDIRDLSHGYRQRVGLAQALVHNPPILILDEPTSDLDPNEKAEVIRYIQEIGKERTILLSTHNLNEVEQACARAIIVSKGRIVADGALDDIRSRTGKVRYVVTVHEKRVFEGGSAKKPPSAEEVQAALEKLPGVTSVVELPTDDKAHSFQIMGVQDGDIRPEIFQLVVAKGWLLLEMRREAQKLEDVFKALTRSDERKDRGRPIVDEPEEDAAAAEEEDEDEDASDEDESDEDESKEDEDESEDEDEDESDDEDESDDKKKKG, from the coding sequence ATGATCGAGGCCAATGGGCTCACCAAGCGATACGGGGCGTTTCGCGCGCTGGACAAGGTGAGCTTCGAAGTCCACCGGGGAGAGGTGGTGGGCTTTCTCGGCCCGAACGGCGCCGGCAAGTCCACGACGATGCGCATCCTCACCTGCTTCATCTCCGCATCGGGCGGGATGGCGAAGGTGCATGGGCACGATGTCTTCGACGAACCGCTCGAGGTTCGAAGGAAAGTCGGTTACTTGCCGCAGCGAGCGCCTCTCTACGGCGAAATGAACGTCTGGGAATACCTGACGTTCGTCGCCGACATGCGCGGGCTCGACCACGGAACGTTCCGTAAGCGCATGAAGAACATCGTCGAGATCTGCGGCCTGGCCACGAGCTTGGGCAAAGACATTCGGGACTTGTCACACGGCTATCGCCAGCGCGTAGGTCTCGCGCAAGCGCTCGTGCACAACCCCCCGATCCTCATCCTCGACGAACCCACGAGCGATTTGGACCCCAACGAAAAAGCGGAGGTCATTCGCTACATCCAAGAGATCGGCAAAGAGCGCACGATCTTGCTCTCGACGCACAACTTGAACGAAGTCGAGCAAGCGTGTGCGCGCGCGATCATCGTTTCGAAAGGTCGCATCGTCGCCGACGGCGCGCTCGACGACATCCGCTCCCGAACGGGCAAAGTGCGGTACGTCGTGACCGTCCACGAAAAACGCGTCTTCGAAGGTGGATCGGCGAAGAAGCCGCCGAGCGCCGAAGAGGTCCAGGCTGCCCTGGAAAAACTCCCCGGCGTAACGAGCGTCGTGGAGCTGCCGACGGACGACAAGGCGCACAGCTTCCAGATCATGGGCGTGCAGGATGGCGACATCCGGCCCGAGATCTTCCAGCTCGTCGTGGCCAAAGGCTGGCTTTTGCTCGAAATGCGCCGCGAAGCGCAGAAGCTCGAGGACGTCTTCAAAGCGCTCACGCGCAGCGACGAACGCAAAGATCGCGGTCGTCCCATCGTCGACGAACCCGAAGAAGACGCCGCAGCGGCTGAGGAAGAGGATGAGGACGAAGACGCGTCCGATGAAGACGAGTCCGACGAGGACGAGTCGAAAGAGGACGAGGACGAGTCCGAGGATGAAGACGAAGACGAGTCCGACGACGAGGACGAGTCCGACGACAAGAAGAAGAAGGGCTGA
- a CDS encoding ABC transporter permease subunit: protein MGTTFIIAKREFRSNFDSPLAYVVICIGLLLVGFLFFSWWNGGFWQADRTSLAGLFALAPWLLLVVASVVSMRVMAEEKRSGTLELLITLPVKDHEVILGKFLGAFGLVAMLILATALYPILMFKWPWNLGPLDMGPVMTGYLGLVLYSAAAVAVGLLVSSLTESQPIAFFLTAVILFFLHVVGNVADSLPWPWAREAVAFISFNSRLMPFAKGMINTRDIVYFLSITIGCLMIAFRALERRKWA, encoded by the coding sequence ATGGGCACCACATTCATCATCGCGAAGCGCGAGTTCCGCTCGAACTTCGACTCACCACTGGCTTACGTGGTGATCTGTATTGGACTCCTCCTCGTGGGCTTCCTGTTTTTCTCTTGGTGGAACGGGGGCTTCTGGCAGGCGGATCGCACGAGTTTGGCGGGGCTGTTTGCCCTGGCACCGTGGCTCTTGCTCGTCGTGGCATCGGTCGTGTCGATGCGCGTGATGGCTGAAGAGAAGCGCAGCGGGACGCTCGAGCTGCTCATTACTTTGCCGGTGAAGGATCACGAAGTGATCCTCGGCAAGTTCCTCGGCGCGTTCGGCCTCGTTGCCATGCTGATCCTCGCCACGGCGCTCTATCCGATCCTCATGTTCAAGTGGCCTTGGAACCTCGGGCCGCTCGACATGGGACCCGTCATGACGGGTTACCTCGGGCTCGTTCTCTACAGCGCAGCGGCGGTTGCCGTCGGCCTTCTCGTGTCGTCTCTGACCGAGAGCCAACCGATCGCGTTTTTCCTGACCGCCGTGATCCTGTTTTTCCTCCACGTCGTTGGCAACGTCGCGGACAGTTTGCCCTGGCCGTGGGCTCGCGAGGCCGTGGCGTTCATCAGTTTCAACTCGAGGCTCATGCCGTTCGCGAAGGGCATGATCAACACCCGTGACATCGTCTACTTCCTCTCGATCACCATCGGCTGCCTGATGATTGCATTCCGGGCGCTCGAACGAAGGAAGTGGGCGTAG